The proteins below come from a single Verrucomicrobiota bacterium genomic window:
- a CDS encoding Gfo/Idh/MocA family oxidoreductase → MSISIPENKMKIGIIGTGNISGAYFEGLKLYPFIEVAACADMNMDSAKEKAAKYNIPKVCTVDELLADKEIEIVINLTIPKAHAPVNLKILEAGKHAYCEKPFALNREEGQQVLDLAKKKGLRVGCAPDTYLGPGQQLARKLLDEGWIGRPIGGVAHMICHGHENWHPSPEFYYEVGGGPLFDMGPYYINALINLLGPVKRVTSSAQTSFPTRTITSEPKKGKVFKVETPTHIASILDFENGACVTLLTSFDVWAGNLPNIEIFGAEGSMSIPDPNGTGGTVKVMRPGQKEWLEMPHLHAEPGFRGIGVADMAKAIWNNRPQRMSGELGFHALDIMQSILDASATGKHITLGSTCPKPKALPSGMPQGQVDE, encoded by the coding sequence ATGAGCATATCCATACCTGAAAACAAAATGAAAATAGGTATTATCGGCACCGGCAATATCAGCGGAGCCTATTTTGAAGGACTAAAACTTTATCCCTTTATCGAGGTGGCTGCCTGCGCGGACATGAATATGGACAGTGCGAAGGAAAAAGCGGCGAAATACAATATCCCCAAAGTCTGCACGGTGGATGAATTGCTGGCCGACAAAGAAATCGAAATCGTCATCAACCTGACGATCCCTAAAGCACACGCCCCGGTAAACCTCAAAATCCTCGAAGCCGGTAAACATGCCTACTGTGAAAAACCCTTTGCCCTGAACCGTGAAGAAGGTCAACAAGTCCTCGACCTCGCGAAGAAAAAAGGACTCCGTGTCGGGTGCGCCCCAGACACCTATCTCGGACCGGGCCAACAACTCGCGCGCAAATTGCTCGATGAAGGCTGGATCGGACGCCCCATCGGTGGTGTGGCCCACATGATATGCCATGGCCACGAAAACTGGCATCCCTCCCCTGAGTTTTATTATGAAGTCGGTGGCGGCCCCCTTTTCGACATGGGCCCTTACTACATCAATGCCTTGATTAATTTGCTCGGCCCGGTCAAAAGGGTCACCTCATCCGCACAGACATCCTTCCCCACCCGCACGATCACCAGCGAACCCAAAAAAGGCAAAGTCTTTAAAGTCGAAACCCCGACCCATATCGCATCCATATTAGATTTTGAAAACGGTGCCTGTGTCACCCTCCTCACATCCTTTGATGTCTGGGCCGGGAATCTGCCCAATATCGAGATTTTTGGGGCGGAGGGCTCCATGTCTATTCCCGACCCCAATGGCACAGGTGGCACCGTCAAAGTCATGCGTCCGGGGCAAAAGGAATGGCTGGAAATGCCTCATCTCCATGCCGAACCCGGATTCCGCGGAATCGGTGTCGCGGACATGGCCAAGGCTATCTGGAATAACCGTCCACAACGTATGTCTGGTGAACTGGGTTTCCACGCCCTGGACATCATGCAGTCGATCCTCGACGCCTCCGCGACCGGTAAACACATCACACTGGGAAGCACCTGCCCGAAACCTAAGGCCCTGCCGTCTGGAATGCCCCAAGGCCAAGTCGATGAATAA